From a single Chloroflexota bacterium genomic region:
- a CDS encoding alcohol dehydrogenase catalytic domain-containing protein, producing the protein MKAALLLSPNKIEISEIAAPRVGAGDVLIQPSRAGVCGSDVSLYAGHRAPPAYPLLLGHEFVGRVTALGAGVTKFAVGQRVIVEPNYPCGACAFCRSGRGNICPNKTIPGVNVPGCFADAFAAPAEFVFAVPDAISDSDAATIEPLAVSLHALWQSGAQLGDTIAVLGCGATGLLLIQAAVAQGLRVIAHDKFTDKLVMAQQLGAVVPNGDDVAKLWQTENVTTVFECAGVTATVELALSAVPRGGQVVLVGLSTAPATFVPFRLVREAIRVNGSIIYDHPKDFTRAIALVARGALHPAQIVTDTLAFDEITRALEIASTGQAGKVHLHF; encoded by the coding sequence ATGAAAGCTGCATTGCTTCTATCACCCAATAAAATTGAAATCAGTGAAATTGCCGCGCCGCGTGTTGGAGCCGGTGACGTTTTGATTCAACCGAGCCGCGCCGGTGTGTGTGGTTCGGATGTTTCATTGTATGCCGGGCATCGCGCGCCGCCAGCGTATCCCCTGTTGCTGGGTCACGAATTCGTCGGACGCGTGACCGCGCTCGGCGCAGGCGTGACGAAATTCGCGGTCGGACAACGCGTCATCGTCGAGCCGAACTATCCGTGCGGCGCGTGCGCCTTTTGCCGCAGCGGACGCGGCAACATTTGTCCGAACAAAACAATCCCCGGTGTCAACGTGCCCGGCTGTTTTGCCGACGCATTCGCCGCGCCGGCTGAATTTGTGTTCGCCGTACCGGATGCAATCTCCGATTCGGACGCGGCGACGATTGAACCGCTCGCCGTGTCGCTCCACGCATTGTGGCAATCGGGCGCACAACTCGGCGATACGATTGCCGTCCTGGGGTGCGGCGCGACGGGCTTGCTCTTGATTCAAGCCGCGGTCGCGCAAGGGTTGCGCGTGATCGCGCACGACAAGTTCACCGACAAGCTTGTAATGGCGCAACAATTGGGCGCGGTCGTCCCGAATGGTGATGATGTCGCAAAATTGTGGCAAACCGAAAACGTGACGACCGTATTTGAATGTGCTGGCGTCACCGCAACCGTGGAACTGGCGTTGAGCGCGGTACCGCGCGGCGGTCAAGTCGTTTTGGTCGGATTATCCACCGCGCCGGCAACATTTGTACCGTTCCGTTTGGTGCGCGAAGCCATTCGCGTCAACGGTTCGATCATCTACGATCATCCAAAAGACTTTACGCGCGCGATTGCGTTGGTCGCGCGTGGCGCGTTGCATCCCGCGCAAATCGTCACCGACACACTTGCGTTCGACGAAATCACGCGCGCGCTTGAAATCGCTTCGACCGGACAAGCCGGTAAAGTCCATTTGCACTTTTAG
- a CDS encoding cupin domain-containing protein, whose translation MAEIKILRPFKDGKEIWIGLDSPGFRRKVFQLVNKEQVGSEHIVAGLTIFEPGESSSRHNHPAAEEVDIMVRGTGDVVTEEGQRITFAEGDWVFIPKGMFHQHVNNGNEPLWLIWMYTPQGELPKS comes from the coding sequence ATGGCAGAGATCAAAATCCTGCGACCGTTCAAGGATGGCAAAGAAATCTGGATCGGACTCGATTCGCCGGGATTTCGTCGCAAAGTCTTCCAGCTCGTGAACAAGGAACAGGTCGGCTCAGAGCATATTGTCGCCGGTCTGACGATTTTTGAACCGGGCGAATCATCCTCGCGGCACAATCACCCCGCCGCAGAAGAGGTAGACATTATGGTCCGCGGCACCGGCGATGTGGTGACCGAAGAAGGACAACGAATTACCTTCGCTGAAGGCGATTGGGTCTTTATTCCAAAAGGCATGTTTCATCAGCACGTGAACAATGGCAATGAACCGCTGTGGTTGATCTGGATGTACACACCGCAGGGCGAGTTACCCAAATCCTAA
- a CDS encoding ABC transporter ATP-binding protein, whose amino-acid sequence MIVVENLNTYYGHIHAVKGISFEVRQSEITALIGANGAGKSTTIKTICGLLHPRDGRITLDGTPIHKLSADKVVALGVGYVPEGRRVFPVLTVDENMDMGAYHRSDHTEVAKDKARMYETFPALKGREKQLAGSLSGGEQQMLAIARALMSKPQVLVMDEPSLGLAPLLVKRVFEIIAELNRQGMTILLSEQNARGALKIAHRGIVMETGKIRFADSAEALRENSIIQHAYLGAG is encoded by the coding sequence GTGATAGTTGTCGAAAATCTAAATACCTACTACGGGCACATTCACGCCGTCAAGGGTATTTCCTTCGAAGTTCGCCAGAGCGAGATCACCGCGTTGATCGGCGCAAATGGCGCGGGCAAATCCACAACGATCAAGACGATCTGCGGTTTGCTCCATCCGCGCGATGGGAGAATCACATTGGATGGTACGCCGATTCATAAACTAAGCGCGGACAAGGTGGTGGCATTGGGGGTAGGATATGTGCCGGAAGGTCGGCGCGTTTTCCCCGTGCTGACGGTGGACGAAAACATGGATATGGGTGCGTACCATCGCTCAGATCATACCGAGGTCGCCAAAGACAAGGCGCGGATGTACGAAACTTTTCCCGCGCTTAAAGGGCGCGAGAAACAACTCGCTGGTTCGTTGAGCGGCGGCGAGCAACAGATGCTCGCCATCGCGCGCGCGCTGATGTCGAAACCGCAGGTGCTGGTGATGGATGAACCCTCGCTGGGACTCGCGCCACTCTTGGTCAAGCGCGTCTTTGAAATTATCGCGGAACTGAACCGGCAAGGCATGACCATTCTATTGAGCGAGCAAAACGCGCGCGGCGCGCTCAAGATCGCGCATCGCGGCATCGTGATGGAAACCGGTAAGATTCGTTTCGCTGATTCTGCCGAAGCATTGCGCGAGAATTCAATTATTCAACACGCGTACTTGGGCGCGGGCTGA
- a CDS encoding ABC transporter ATP-binding protein, translated as MFLEIEHLTMQFGGLVAVNDVSLSVKQGEIHGLIGPNGSGKTTIFNVVSGYYKPTGGKITYAGKPIAGIPAHQITALGFARTFQNLRLFKSMTVLDNVLVAMGHHCKSSLWQAMLDPIAVQREDKLLTEKAMNLLSLFHIADFARERATSLPYGNQRRVEMARALATDPKIVLLDEPAAGLNETETDALRETLLKIRDSGVTIFLVEHDMKLVMGICNVVSVLDYGKKIAEGDTKTISGDPVVIEAYLGKEEDL; from the coding sequence ATGTTTCTTGAGATCGAACACCTCACAATGCAATTCGGCGGTCTCGTCGCCGTCAATGACGTTTCGCTGAGCGTCAAGCAGGGCGAGATTCACGGTTTGATTGGTCCCAACGGTTCTGGCAAGACGACGATTTTCAACGTCGTGTCCGGCTATTATAAACCGACCGGCGGAAAAATCACTTACGCTGGCAAGCCGATTGCCGGTATACCGGCGCATCAAATTACGGCGCTCGGGTTCGCGCGCACGTTTCAAAACCTGCGGCTGTTTAAGAGCATGACCGTGCTCGACAATGTGCTGGTGGCAATGGGGCATCATTGCAAGTCAAGTTTGTGGCAGGCGATGTTGGATCCGATCGCAGTCCAACGCGAGGACAAACTCCTGACCGAAAAAGCGATGAACCTTCTCAGTCTGTTTCACATCGCTGATTTTGCGCGCGAGCGCGCGACGAGTTTACCGTATGGAAATCAACGCCGCGTCGAAATGGCGCGCGCGTTGGCGACCGATCCGAAAATTGTTTTGCTTGACGAACCTGCCGCCGGGTTGAATGAAACGGAAACGGATGCGCTGCGCGAGACGTTGCTCAAGATTCGCGATTCCGGCGTCACCATCTTTCTCGTCGAGCACGACATGAAACTGGTGATGGGCATTTGCAATGTGGTCTCCGTGCTGGATTATGGCAAAAAGATCGCCGAAGGGGATACAAAAACAATTAGCGGCGACCCAGTCGTGATCGAAGCGTACCTGGGTAAGGAGGAAGACCTGTGA
- a CDS encoding branched-chain amino acid ABC transporter permease: protein MKNTASTIKWILLGVGGLVLLAYPLVAPNRYTVHIVNMAGIWILMSLGLNLAMGYCGQINLALGAFWGVGAYTAALLSTRFGVPIWINMPLGMLLAGITGALIALPMLKVRSHYLALVTIGLAETINIIMVNEIWLTEGPLGISGIPMPNLFGIPIDGAERFYYIVLVCVVVGFLVARQIVSHRIGRSFIAIRDDDTAAKAMGVNVAYYQVLANAICGVYCGVAGVLYAHMSTYISPDIFEFKNALFVLTMTMVGGMGSLAGSVVGGLALPLAQEWLRAIKSWQLVGFGLAIMIVVLFMPGGVVGLTQKIEQAGGIRLPWARKPAAEPSRMEEPNVS from the coding sequence ATGAAGAACACGGCGAGCACAATCAAATGGATTTTGCTAGGGGTAGGCGGTCTTGTCCTACTGGCTTATCCCCTGGTCGCGCCGAATCGCTACACAGTGCATATCGTCAATATGGCAGGTATCTGGATTTTGATGAGTTTGGGACTCAACTTGGCGATGGGATACTGCGGACAAATCAATCTGGCGTTGGGCGCGTTCTGGGGTGTAGGAGCATACACTGCCGCGTTGCTGAGCACGCGGTTTGGAGTGCCTATCTGGATCAACATGCCGCTGGGGATGCTACTTGCTGGCATTACCGGTGCATTGATCGCATTGCCAATGCTTAAGGTGCGCTCACACTATTTAGCTCTCGTAACCATTGGTCTCGCGGAGACGATCAACATTATCATGGTCAATGAGATTTGGTTGACCGAGGGTCCACTTGGGATTTCCGGCATCCCGATGCCGAATCTGTTTGGCATTCCAATTGACGGCGCCGAACGTTTCTACTATATCGTTCTCGTCTGCGTAGTGGTCGGTTTTCTGGTAGCCCGGCAGATCGTCAGTCATCGCATCGGTCGCTCCTTCATCGCGATTCGTGACGACGATACAGCCGCCAAGGCAATGGGCGTCAATGTGGCATACTACCAGGTTTTGGCGAATGCCATCTGCGGTGTTTACTGCGGGGTGGCTGGCGTGCTGTATGCGCACATGAGCACCTACATTAGCCCTGACATCTTCGAGTTCAAGAATGCATTGTTCGTCCTGACTATGACGATGGTCGGCGGGATGGGTAGTCTGGCTGGCTCGGTTGTTGGAGGGCTTGCCTTGCCGCTTGCCCAAGAGTGGTTGCGTGCCATCAAGAGTTGGCAACTAGTTGGGTTCGGACTTGCGATCATGATCGTGGTCTTGTTCATGCCCGGCGGCGTGGTGGGGCTTACGCAGAAAATTGAGCAAGCCGGCGGCATACGATTGCCGTGGGCGCGCAAACCAGCGGCAGAACCATCGCGAATGGAGGAGCCGAATGTTTCTTGA
- a CDS encoding branched-chain amino acid ABC transporter permease, producing the protein MNIVSIFIQTLVGGIGIGSLYALVALGYSMIYRSMGLVNFAHGSIYMIGTYFGIIWYRGMVMGLQVPYPIAFVMGILLTAILGLILERIFRPLAHLDLMLMLLGTIGLGYVLDNLAVIIWGAEGFAVNSPLPNEPIVIGGVALLPQMLLLITVSALLMVGLNVFLAKSKMGKAMRAAAQDRETASAMGIPVNTTNALVFAIGAGLAAAAGILAAPIVYVNPAMSAAVGLKGFAAFILGGAGSIPGAIVGGLVFGVLEAISAGFISSAYTKGIAFVVMIVVLMIKPAGIVGEVTVDKV; encoded by the coding sequence ATGAATATCGTTAGCATTTTCATTCAGACTCTAGTCGGCGGCATTGGGATCGGCAGTCTATACGCGCTGGTCGCGCTTGGCTACTCGATGATCTATCGCTCAATGGGATTGGTCAACTTTGCGCACGGTAGTATCTACATGATTGGCACCTACTTTGGGATCATTTGGTACCGCGGGATGGTCATGGGATTGCAAGTGCCCTATCCGATTGCATTCGTCATGGGCATCCTGCTTACGGCAATCCTGGGTCTCATCCTCGAGCGAATCTTCCGCCCGCTTGCACATCTCGATTTGATGTTGATGCTGCTTGGAACCATCGGGTTGGGATATGTTCTCGACAATTTGGCGGTTATCATCTGGGGTGCGGAAGGTTTCGCAGTTAATTCGCCCTTGCCGAATGAACCCATTGTGATTGGCGGGGTTGCGTTGTTGCCCCAGATGCTTTTGCTCATTACCGTGTCCGCTCTGTTGATGGTTGGGCTGAATGTATTTCTCGCCAAGTCGAAAATGGGCAAAGCGATGCGCGCCGCCGCGCAGGATCGCGAAACCGCGAGCGCCATGGGAATCCCCGTCAACACCACGAACGCGTTGGTGTTTGCCATCGGGGCTGGACTCGCTGCGGCGGCGGGCATTCTGGCTGCCCCCATTGTCTATGTCAATCCAGCTATGAGTGCGGCGGTCGGTCTGAAGGGATTTGCGGCGTTCATCTTGGGTGGCGCCGGCAGTATCCCCGGCGCAATCGTGGGTGGGCTAGTCTTCGGCGTCCTTGAGGCGATTTCGGCTGGGTTCATCTCATCTGCCTACACCAAGGGAATTGCTTTTGTCGTCATGATCGTTGTGCTCATGATCAAGCCCGCGGGTATCGTGGGTGAGGTCACGGTGGACAAGGTTTAA
- a CDS encoding ABC transporter substrate-binding protein: MKRTILFVFMALAILLAACASPTAAPAPTSAPAQPAATKAVASQPTGEPIKIGIIAAFSGTNAVLGDWMKKGTTLAVEEKNKAGGIQGRQIQVITYDDEADPTKSVNLAQKVATEDKVMAVWATSNSTSALADIPIFAQYKIPQFTNGTNVDITNKGSAYIFRATPAGPSFEDTLIDFLITVKGMKKFAIIADTSAYGKGEGDYQEAALKRNNLQALTREAFGIDDKDFTGQLTKILQTQPEVLLLGSSEVASGLIAKQARQLGFKGQIAGGAAVGTPKFIETAGETIAEGVFFTTPWLHDEANEMSLKFVNAYKARWNETPEFHGANTYDGTKLLLLAMEKANPLTSENVAAELHKISGHKGLQGTFNVTAKGETITGTLVGIIKGGKLTVWTGK, encoded by the coding sequence ATGAAGCGTACAATTTTGTTCGTGTTTATGGCGCTTGCTATTTTGCTTGCTGCCTGTGCTTCCCCCACCGCCGCCCCTGCACCGACAAGCGCGCCGGCGCAACCCGCGGCAACGAAAGCTGTCGCAAGCCAACCGACCGGCGAGCCAATCAAGATTGGCATCATCGCCGCGTTCAGTGGCACGAATGCCGTTCTAGGCGATTGGATGAAAAAGGGTACCACACTTGCGGTTGAAGAAAAGAACAAGGCGGGCGGCATCCAGGGTCGTCAGATTCAGGTCATCACCTACGACGACGAAGCCGACCCGACCAAGTCGGTGAACCTCGCGCAAAAAGTCGCGACGGAAGACAAAGTCATGGCAGTTTGGGCGACCTCGAACAGTACTTCGGCTCTCGCAGACATTCCGATTTTCGCGCAGTACAAGATTCCTCAGTTCACCAACGGGACCAACGTGGATATCACCAACAAAGGGAGCGCGTACATCTTTCGCGCCACGCCCGCAGGTCCTTCCTTCGAAGATACCCTCATCGATTTCTTGATAACGGTGAAGGGTATGAAAAAATTCGCCATCATCGCGGACACTTCGGCATACGGCAAGGGCGAGGGAGATTACCAAGAAGCCGCGCTCAAACGCAACAATTTGCAAGCGCTTACGCGCGAGGCATTCGGCATTGACGACAAGGACTTTACGGGACAACTCACCAAGATTCTCCAGACGCAACCCGAAGTTTTGTTGCTCGGCTCATCGGAAGTCGCTTCAGGTTTGATCGCCAAGCAGGCGCGCCAACTTGGTTTCAAGGGACAAATTGCTGGCGGCGCAGCGGTTGGCACACCCAAGTTCATCGAAACGGCTGGCGAGACTATAGCTGAAGGCGTATTCTTTACGACGCCGTGGCTGCACGACGAAGCGAATGAAATGTCGCTCAAGTTTGTGAACGCTTACAAAGCGCGCTGGAATGAGACTCCGGAATTTCACGGCGCGAATACGTACGATGGCACCAAACTCCTTCTGCTCGCGATGGAAAAAGCAAACCCCCTGACCTCTGAAAACGTCGCGGCGGAGTTGCACAAAATCTCGGGGCATAAAGGTTTGCAAGGCACGTTCAACGTGACCGCAAAAGGTGAAACCATCACGGGCACTCTCGTGGGCATTATCAAAGGCGGCAAGCTGACCGTGTGGACCGGCAAGTGA
- a CDS encoding thiamine pyrophosphate-binding protein, with protein MTQTRIAAYQLVEYLERLGVEVVFGLTGHTIIAMLDALGHSKIRYITTRHEQIAAHATDGYTRASGKVGVLLTHLGPGLTNAATGVANAALDSIPMVVIAGDVPSYYFGRHPHQEVNLHIDGDQYEVYRPFCKRVYRVDRAQDLPRIVERAFHLAQTGRPGPVLVDVPMDIFSADLPVGAFNKTPAPIVRPTIDPGTAERIAQALAEAERPVIYAGGGVIGARASAELAALAEALDVPVAHTLMGKGALRDDHPLLLGMTGFWGTPIANDMCREADLILAVGTRLAEANSSSWDARFTFSIPPTRLMHIDIDSAEIGRNFPTELGVVADAKNALGLIAQAATHLAQVAEPSQGVSLREKIAAGRKSFAANWTDRYTSDQYPLYPERILGEVRKALPEDGFLVTDVGWNKNGVAQQFPFTIPGTFITPSGLATMGFGPAAVLGVKVAQPNRAAVALVGDGAFSSNMSVIATAMEAEIPVVWVVMDNAAFGTIAGLEKNHYGWSFGCLFESEGKPYRVDYAGVAQACGARGVLIRAASELGAALRDALASGVPTVIHVPMENVPTPTPGYWNINDIYRKGA; from the coding sequence ATGACACAAACACGCATCGCCGCGTATCAACTCGTCGAGTATCTTGAACGTCTTGGTGTCGAGGTTGTTTTTGGTCTAACTGGACATACGATTATTGCGATGCTGGATGCGTTAGGGCACAGCAAGATACGCTACATTACAACGCGTCACGAACAAATCGCGGCGCATGCGACCGATGGGTATACGCGCGCATCGGGTAAAGTGGGAGTTTTGTTGACGCACCTGGGTCCGGGTCTCACGAACGCGGCGACCGGTGTCGCGAACGCCGCGCTTGATTCGATCCCCATGGTCGTGATTGCCGGCGATGTGCCCTCGTACTATTTCGGTCGGCATCCGCATCAAGAAGTGAATCTACACATCGACGGTGATCAATATGAGGTGTATCGCCCGTTCTGCAAGCGCGTCTATCGCGTCGATCGCGCGCAGGATTTGCCGCGCATCGTCGAGCGTGCGTTTCATCTTGCACAAACCGGTCGCCCTGGTCCCGTGTTGGTCGATGTGCCGATGGATATTTTTTCCGCCGATTTGCCGGTTGGCGCGTTCAACAAAACTCCCGCGCCGATTGTGCGCCCCACGATCGACCCAGGTACCGCCGAGCGAATCGCGCAAGCCCTCGCCGAAGCGGAACGTCCGGTGATTTACGCGGGCGGCGGCGTGATTGGCGCGCGGGCGTCAGCCGAACTTGCCGCGCTTGCCGAAGCGCTCGATGTACCGGTCGCGCACACGTTGATGGGCAAAGGCGCACTGCGCGATGATCATCCGCTATTGCTTGGCATGACCGGCTTTTGGGGCACACCAATTGCAAACGATATGTGCCGCGAAGCCGATTTGATTCTCGCCGTCGGCACGCGCCTTGCAGAAGCCAATTCGAGTTCCTGGGATGCACGTTTCACTTTTTCGATTCCGCCAACGCGCTTGATGCACATTGACATTGACTCGGCGGAAATCGGCAGAAATTTTCCGACGGAACTGGGTGTCGTCGCGGATGCGAAAAACGCGCTGGGGTTGATCGCGCAGGCAGCGACACACCTTGCGCAGGTTGCCGAACCATCGCAAGGTGTGTCGCTGCGCGAAAAAATTGCGGCGGGACGCAAATCGTTCGCGGCAAATTGGACTGATCGCTACACATCGGATCAATATCCACTCTACCCCGAACGAATCCTGGGTGAAGTCCGAAAGGCATTGCCAGAAGATGGTTTTCTCGTCACCGATGTCGGCTGGAACAAGAACGGCGTCGCGCAACAATTTCCATTTACGATCCCAGGAACGTTTATCACGCCGAGCGGCTTGGCGACGATGGGATTTGGTCCCGCGGCAGTCCTGGGCGTCAAGGTCGCACAACCGAACCGCGCCGCCGTTGCGCTGGTCGGCGATGGCGCGTTCAGCAGCAACATGTCCGTCATCGCAACCGCGATGGAAGCGGAAATTCCGGTCGTCTGGGTCGTGATGGACAATGCCGCATTCGGCACGATTGCCGGTTTGGAAAAGAATCATTACGGCTGGAGTTTCGGTTGCTTGTTTGAAAGCGAAGGCAAACCGTACCGCGTCGATTACGCGGGCGTGGCACAAGCGTGTGGTGCGCGCGGCGTGTTGATTCGCGCGGCGAGCGAACTCGGCGCCGCATTGCGCGATGCGCTTGCCTCGGGTGTCCCGACCGTAATTCACGTACCGATGGAAAATGTCCCAACGCCAACACCAGGATATTGGAATATCAACGATATTTACCGCAAAGGCGCGTAG
- a CDS encoding IclR family transcriptional regulator translates to MASGEIQSLMRAIAILDCFRADQPQLGVREIARQLTMSTSTVGRLLATLYSAGILSQDPTTRLYRMGPKVLAWGALYTSLLDVREFARPSLEELHRITNETVSLYVLERTERVCVERIESPERVRVVVRIGERMPLHAGSAGKALLAFMPADDIEQIVAQPLERMTERTITNRRALLKELKTIRECGFATSHGERFEDALGLAAPIFDSNGKVTAALNVAGPLLRFTDQHVERFAPKIVLLANQVSRALGYPGSSQIPGGKE, encoded by the coding sequence TTTCGCGCTGACCAACCCCAATTAGGCGTTCGTGAAATCGCACGCCAACTCACCATGTCCACTAGTACGGTTGGTCGTCTCCTCGCCACGCTCTACTCCGCCGGCATCCTCAGCCAAGACCCCACCACCCGCCTCTATCGAATGGGTCCCAAAGTGCTGGCGTGGGGCGCACTCTACACGAGTCTCCTTGACGTGCGTGAATTCGCGCGTCCCTCACTCGAAGAACTACATCGTATCACCAACGAAACCGTTAGTCTTTATGTGCTCGAACGCACGGAACGCGTGTGCGTCGAGCGCATCGAAAGCCCGGAACGTGTGCGCGTGGTCGTACGTATCGGGGAGCGCATGCCGCTGCATGCTGGCTCTGCCGGCAAAGCCCTCCTCGCTTTTATGCCTGCCGATGATATCGAACAAATTGTCGCTCAACCGCTCGAACGAATGACAGAACGCACCATCACCAACCGGCGTGCTCTGCTCAAGGAACTGAAAACGATTCGCGAATGTGGTTTTGCTACAAGTCATGGCGAACGTTTTGAAGATGCCCTCGGTCTCGCCGCGCCGATTTTTGACTCCAACGGCAAGGTGACCGCCGCGCTCAACGTTGCGGGTCCGCTGCTGCGCTTTACCGATCAACACGTCGAAAGGTTCGCCCCCAAAATTGTTCTGCTTGCCAACCAGGTTTCGCGCGCGCTTGGTTATCCAGGTTCGAGTCAAATCCCCGGAGGGAAGGAATAA